The DNA region GTTCGGCGAGACCGGCTTCCAGGTGATCATCACGTTCGAGGGCGCGCTCGCCGCGGACGTCGTGGCCGCCACCGACGCGCTGGCCGCGCGGGTCGGGCCCGCGGTGGTCCGGCGCGCCGATCCCTGACCGGACCGCCGCGACGTCCGACCTCCGCCCCGATCCCGCCGCGGCGGCAGCGCCCGACCGTCCTCGACCGGCGCCGGCGGCAGCCCCGGCCCCGGCCGCCGTGCGCCGCGGCGACCGCGCCCGAGCCTCGGCGCCGGCGCGTGGTAGCGTGCGCGGCCATGGCCGACGCGCCCTCCTCTGTCCGCGGGATGAACGACCTCTTGCCGCCCGACTCGGCCAAGTGGCAGCACCTCGAGCGCACCTGCCGCGAGCTGTTCGCCCGCTACGGCTACCTCGAGACCCGCCCGCCGGTGGTCGAGCACACCGACCTGTTCGTGCGCGGCGTCGGCGAGGGCTCCGACATCGTCGGCAAGGAGATGTACACGTTCAGCGATCGCTCGAACCGCTCGCTGACGCTGCGGCCCGAGCTGACCGCCGGGCTGGCGCGCGCGTACATCGAGCACGCGATGGCGACCAAGGAGGCGGTCACCCGCTGGTGGTCGCTGGGCCCGGTGTTCCGCTACGAGGCGGTCAACACCGGCCGCTACCGGCAGTTCTACCAGATCGACTGCGAGGCCTACGGCGTGGCCGAGCCCACGCTCGACGCCGAGCTGATCGGCATGCTCCACGCGCTCTACACCCAGCTGGGCGTCACGCCGCTGACGATCCTCGTCAACAACGTCGGCCGCGGCGACGATCGCGGGCGCTACCGCGACGCGCTCGTGGCGTTCCTGACCCCGCAGGCCGACGCGCTGTGCGGCGACTGCAAGCGCCGGCTGGCGACCAACCCCCTGCGCGTGCTCGACTGCAAGGTCGACACCTGCAAGGCGATCGTGGCCCAGGCCCCGATCGTGCTCGACTTCCTCGGCGACGACGCCCGCGCCCACTTCGCGACGGTCCAGGCCACGCTGACCGAGCTGGGCGTGCCGTTCGTGGTCGATCCGCGGCTGGTGCGCGGCCTCGACTACTACACGGGCACGGTCTTCGAGATCACCACCACCGCCGGCAACCTGGGCAGCCAGTCGACGATCGTCGCCGGCGGCCGCTACGACGACATGATCGGCGAACTGGGCGGCCCGGCCACGCCGGCGATCGGCTTCGGCATCGGCGTCGAGCGCACCGTGCTGTGCATGCCGGGCGAGCCGGCCAGCTACGCGCCGTCGATCGAGCTGTTCATCGCGGCGATGGGCCCGGGCGCGCGGGTCCGGGCCACGGCGCTGGCGCACGCGCTGCGCACCGCCGGCGTCACCGTCGAGGTCGAGCACCGCGAGGTCGGCTTCAAGGCCCAGTTCCGTCGCGCCGACAAGCTCGGCGCCCGGCTGTCGCTGGCGCTCGGCGAGTCCGAGCTGGCCACCGGCGCCGCCAAGCTCAAGGACATGGCCGCGCGCACCGAGACCCCGGTCGAGCTGAGCCAGATCGTCGCCGCGGTCACCGCCGCGCTCGGCCGCTAGCGGTCAGGGCGACGGCGGCGGCGGCGGGCGGTGTCGGTGTCGGTGTCGGTGCCGGGGGGGGGCCCCCCCCCGCCGCGGGCGGGCCGGCCAGCCAACCGGCCCGGCCCGCCCGGCCCGAAGCGCCCGCCGGCGCGCCCAGCCCGCCCCCCCCGCGCTCCGCCGCGCCACCCACCCCGCACCCCGCGCCCGCCGCCCCCCGGGCCACCACGGACCCACCGCGCGGCGGCCCACCCCCGGCGCCGCCCCCCCCGCACCGGGCGGGCGCGGGGCGGGCGCAGCCTGCGCCCGGCCCCCCCGGCCGGCGCCCGCGCCCGCACCCGGCGGACGGACAGCGCCAGCCGCGGAAACACAACCAACAACCAAACCACCCGGGGCCGGCTCGCCCCCCCCCCCGCGCCCCCCCCACCCCGCCCCCCCCCCGCCCACGCCCACCCGCCCCCCCGCGGGCCTCCTGCGCTTGCGGGTCAGCACCAGCGCGGCGGCCACGACCAGGCCGCCGACCGCGGCCACCGGCACCAGCGGCACGCCGCCGCCGCCACCGGCGCGCGGCGGCAGCGTCGCGGCGAGCGCGGCGACCGGCGGCACCGGCGCCTCGGGCACCGGCGCGCCGACCTCGGCCACCAGCGGCTCGGGCACGGCCGCCTCGCCCCACGCGGTGGTCTCGATCGGCGTGCCGTCGACGCGGACCGCGGTGACCTCGACCCGATCGCCGACGACGTGGACGCGCAGGTAGTGGCTCACGCGCTCGTAGCGCTTGACCGCGGCCGCGTCGAGCGCGGTGATCCGCCGGCCGCGCGCGTACAGCGGCGCGCCGCCGCCGCCCGAGACGAAGTAGTGGACGCCGCCGGCCTCGGCCCGCTGGTAGCAGTGGTCGTGGCCCGAGAACACCGCGGCGACGCCGTACTTCTCGAACAGCGGCGTCCAGCGCTCGCGCAGGTCGCGCTGCCCGCCGTGGATCGAGATCGAGTACGGCGGGTGGTGCATCACGACGAAGATCTGGCGGATCGATCGATCCTGCCGGGCCGCGGCCAGCTCGCGCTCGAGCCAGGCGGTCTGATCGGTCAGCGCGAACGACGAGGAGTTCGAGTCGAGGACGACGAACCGCGCCGGCCCGTAGGTGAACGCGTAGACCCGCTCGGGATCGGTGCCGTTGTCGGGCAGCGCGAACCGGGCCCGGTAGGCCTCGGCGCTGCGGGCCCGGCCCTGGCGATCGTGGTTGCCGAGCGCCGGGTAGAACACGTTGTCGGCGAGCAGCGGCCCCTCGACGTCGAAGAACGTCTGCCACTGGCTGCGCTGGGCGCCGTCGTCGACGAGATCGCCGGTGCCGAGCAAGAAGTCGGGCACCTCGGCGCGGATGCGCTCGACCAGCCGGCGGTGGGCGTCGCTCGACGACCGCGTGTCGCCGTAGACGACGAACGTCAGCGGCACCGGCGCGCCCGGCGGCGGCGCCGTGGTCAGCTCGCCCTTGGCGACGCGCTCCCCGAGCGCGACCTCGTAGCGGTAGCGCGACGCCGGCGCCAGGCCGTCGACCACGATCTCGGCGTGCGCGGTCGCCGCGACCTCGATCACCCGCGCGGCCGCGCCGGCGCCGTGGATCGTGATCGTCGCCGGCGCGCTCCCGTCGGCCTCCCACATCAGCGTCACGCTGGTGGGCGTCGCGCGCTGCAGGTACGGCCCGTTGACGAACCGATCGGCCCACGCCGACGGCGCCGCCGCCAGCACGCAAGCGAGGACGAGCGCGCGCCGCACCCACCGATGCTACGCACCCGGGGCCGGCCGCGGCAAGTTTCGTGGCGCGCCGCCGATCGCCTCGGCGGATCACCCGGCCGCGGTCACCGGTAGTGCGTGCGGGCCATCAGCGCGACCAGATCCCGGGCCGACTCGCGCTGGTAGCCGTAGCGGGTCGTGAGCGTGGCCAGGGCGGTCTCGGCCCGGGCCCGGGCGTCGACGGACAGGCCGGCGCCGTCGGCGGTCAAGAGCGACACCAGCTCGCCGACCCCGGCGCCGATCGTCTGCTTGTGCTTCGCGAAGTACGCGTCGCGCAGCTTCTTGACCAGATCGGCGAAGATCTCGGTCAGCACCGGCTTCTCGCCCTTGTGGTCGAGCGACCACGCGCCGATCTTGGCGATCAGCCCGCCGCGGAAGTCCTCGGGCTTGCCGGTCAGCGCGAGGGTCTCCTCGACCTCGGCCAGGAACGCCGGGTCGGGCTCCTCGAGCCGGCCGGTCGACGGGTTGCGCAGCTTCTCCTTGCGCAGCCAGTGGGTGACGTGGGCCAGGTAGCGCTCGAACACGCGCTGGTACTCGGCCTCCTCGACCATGCCCAGGGACGCGCGG from Myxococcales bacterium includes:
- a CDS encoding histidine--tRNA ligase codes for the protein MADAPSSVRGMNDLLPPDSAKWQHLERTCRELFARYGYLETRPPVVEHTDLFVRGVGEGSDIVGKEMYTFSDRSNRSLTLRPELTAGLARAYIEHAMATKEAVTRWWSLGPVFRYEAVNTGRYRQFYQIDCEAYGVAEPTLDAELIGMLHALYTQLGVTPLTILVNNVGRGDDRGRYRDALVAFLTPQADALCGDCKRRLATNPLRVLDCKVDTCKAIVAQAPIVLDFLGDDARAHFATVQATLTELGVPFVVDPRLVRGLDYYTGTVFEITTTAGNLGSQSTIVAGGRYDDMIGELGGPATPAIGFGIGVERTVLCMPGEPASYAPSIELFIAAMGPGARVRATALAHALRTAGVTVEVEHREVGFKAQFRRADKLGARLSLALGESELATGAAKLKDMAARTETPVELSQIVAAVTAALGR
- a CDS encoding metallophosphoesterase — translated: MRRALVLACVLAAAPSAWADRFVNGPYLQRATPTSVTLMWEADGSAPATITIHGAGAAARVIEVAATAHAEIVVDGLAPASRYRYEVALGERVAKGELTTAPPPGAPVPLTFVVYGDTRSSSDAHRRLVERIRAEVPDFLLGTGDLVDDGAQRSQWQTFFDVEGPLLADNVFYPALGNHDRQGRARSAEAYRARFALPDNGTDPERVYAFTYGPARFVVLDSNSSSFALTDQTAWLERELAAARQDRSIRQIFVVMHHPPYSISIHGGQRDLRERWTPLFEKYGVAAVFSGHDHCYQRAEAGGVHYFVSGGGGAPLYARGRRITALDAAAVKRYERVSHYLRVHVVGDRVEVTAVRVDGTPIETTAWGEAAVPEPLVAEVGAPVPEAPVPPVAALAATLPPRAGGGGGVPLVPVAAVGGLVVAAALVLTRKRRRPAGGRVGVGGGGAGWGGRGGGGEPAPGGLVVGCVSAAGAVRPPGAGAGAGRGGRAQAAPAPRPPGAGGAAPGVGRRAVGPWWPGGRRARGAGWVARRSAGGAGWARRRALRAGRAGPVGWPARPRRGGAPPRHRHRHRHRPPPPPSP